A window of the Brassica napus cultivar Da-Ae chromosome A2, Da-Ae, whole genome shotgun sequence genome harbors these coding sequences:
- the LOC106418200 gene encoding putative transcription factor bHLH041 yields the protein MDAIFLTDDPNTRKQLIGSLAHSFGCIYVSLWSYYFPRPSNYLISFDGYYNEASHEPSTSTGSLARRLFNEYRQSVIPLQNGHIPSMAFMNNLPYLEIQTQDIQRLASNDAQRLFYQEARIQTVIFMGCRSGEIELGLTYDAANMKVEASLRDWFPEDFSRKTSPVNSDYLRPPPPPSSSSSSLRSLDSPQNASEYSSLLFPLIPKPSTTTDAVNVPLHTLLAPVTTAETTTNMIHQQQQEPLFRNREREEEVMTQAILAVLSMSSSPLSPQRKGKATAFKRYYCVAAGGGGSGRAPQPPSVRRQSMMKRSISFYNRLNINWRERFPRGNATGGGSDGIGGSGGGRGPTATQLHHMISERKRREKLNESFQALRSLLPPGTKKDKASVLTIARDHLTSLQGDISKLLERNRELEAKIAGEREMETFLQDNKRFNVRIIHIPESTSRERVLDLRIAHRGDNIGADDLIIRLLEFLKQINNVSLVSIDGKTRAREDGVTSVILVSLRLKIEGECDESAFQEAIRRVVADLAH from the exons ATGGACGCAATCTTCTTAACGGATGATCCGAATACCCGGAAACAATTAATTGGGTCGCTAGCTCATTCTTTCGGATGCATCTACGTTTCTCTCTGGTCCTATTATTTTCCTCGACCGTCTAA CTACTTGATATCATTCGATGGATATTACAATGAAGCATCTCACGAGCCTTCTACGTCTACTGGAAGTTTAGCGAGAAGATTGTTCAATGAGTATCGCCAATCCGTCATTCCTCTCCAAAATGG ACATATACCAAGCATGGCGTTCATGAATAATCTCCCATACCTAGAGATTCAGACACAAGATATTCAAAGACTTGCTTCTAACGACGCACAGCGTCTCTTCTATCAG GAAGCCAGGATTCAg ACGGTGATATTCATGGGTTGTCGGAGCGGGGAGATCGAACTCGGATTGACGTATGATGCTGCAAAT ATGAAAGTAGAAGCAAGTCTTCGAGATTGGTTCCCTGAAGATTTCAGTAGAAAGACTTCTCCGGTCAACTCAGACTATCTCCGGCCACCGCCTCCTccgtcttcatcttcttcctctcttaGATCACTAGATAGCCCCCAAAACGCCTCCGAATATTCCTCTCTCTTATTCCCACTCATCCCTAAACCTTCAACGACGACTGACGCCGTTAACGTTCCGTTGCATACGCTGCTAGCTCCGGTCACCACAGCAGAAACAACGACCAACATGatccatcaacaacaacaagagccTTTGTTTCGCAACCGTGAACGTGAGGAGGAAGTAATGACGCAAGCTATCTTAGCGGTTTTATCGATGTCTTCAAGTCCTTTGTCGCCGCAGCGAAAAGGAAAGGCCACCGCTTTTAAGAGATACTACTGCGTGGCTGCCGGCGGCGGTGGGAGCGGTAGAGCACCGCAACCGCCGAGTGTACGGAGGCAAAGTATGATGAAAAGATCTATTTCGTTCTACAATAGGCTTAACATTAACTGGAGAGAGCGTTTTCCTAGGGGAAACGCTACCGGCGGCGGCAGTGATGGAATCGGTGGAAGCGGTGGCGGACGTGGGCCAACCGCAACGCAGTTGCATCATATGATATCGGAGAGGAAACGGCGAGAAAAGCTTAATGAGAGCTTTCAAGCATTAAGATCTCTCCTTCCTCCTGGAACTAAG AAAGATAAAGCATCGGTCCTCACAATTGCAAGGGATCATCTAACTTCTTTGCAAGGTGACATTTCGAAACTACTAGAGAGAAATCGAGAGCTGGAGGCTAAGATAGCGGGGGAAAGAGAGATGGAAACTTTTTTACAAGACAATAAGAGGTTTAACGTTCGTATAATACATATACCCGAATCCACATCCAGAGAAAGGGTTTTGGATCTAAGAATTGCTCACAGAGGAGACAACATTGGGGCTGATGATTTGATCATAAGGCTTCTAGAGTTCTTAAAGCAAATCAACAATGTGAGTTTAGTATCAATCGACGGTAAAACCCGAGCTAGAGAAGATGGAGTTACTTCGGTCATTCTCGTGAGCTTAAGGCTCAAGATTGAG GGTGAATGCGACGAATCAGCCTTCCAAGAAGCAATCAGAAGAGTTGTTGCTGACTTGGCTCACTGA